CTTTCGCGGAGAACCTCGCCTACTCTTGTGACCTTGACTCCAGCGATCCGTTCTGGGATGTGCTTTGACCTCGACGCGGTGAACAGGAGTTCGTAGTCTTCGCCGCCGTGTAGCGCGAGTTGCAGAGAAAGGCGGCTGGCCTGCTCACCTCCGCGCTCGTTTCGCGACAGCTTCCGGGCTTCCATATGGATCGGAATTTTGTCCGATTCGATTGCTGCCCCGACGCCACTCTCCTCGCAGAGATGACTCAGGTCGGTTGAGAAGCCATCGCTGATGTCGATAGCTGAGGTTCCAACTCCTCTTCGGACCAGCCATTCGCCTACCGCAACTCTTGGCTGAGAAAAGACATCGCGCTTCTTGATCCTACCCGAGCCAAGAAGGTGCAGCACGGCGGCGGATTCACCCAGATCTCCGGTTACGTAAATAAGATCGCGCGGCTTGGCGCCGCAGCGCAGGAGGGCCCGTCCGCGCCTTACCCTTCCGACAACTATGATGTCTGCCACCACTCCGCCAGGCGACTCCGCCGTGTCTCCGCCGGCAAGTTCGACTCGATGGGTGCGGGCCAAAGCGAGGAGTCCCTCAAGAAATCGATCAGGCCAAGCTGGGGAAAGTCTCGCCGGCAAAGCGAGCGATAGGAATGCGGCGGCAGGCGTGCCTCCCATGGCAGCGATGTCGCTCAGCCCGCGCGCCAGACAGCGATGCCCGATAGACTCGGGCGACTGCCAATCGCGGCGAAAATGAATCCCTTCAATGCTGAAGTCGGTTGTGACCAGCGTTTCCTGCCCCGGAGGAAGGCTCAGTACAGCGCAGTCGTCACCAATTCCCAGCATCACTTCGGGATTCTTGGATTGCCTGAGGCTGCGGAACCACTTCAGAAGTTGGCGTTCAGGGATCAAGGCGACGATGGCTGAGAGCCGAAATTACGAAGCACAAAGCTAAGCAATCCGACTAACCAGAATTCATCAGCATACTGCCAAACGCAAGCCATAGTGGGTCTGAGTTCCGTCGATTTTGCGCGCAGCTCCTACCCTTAAAGTCTTAAGCAGTCCTTTCGCCAGTAATCCTGCAAAGTGTCGAGGCCTAGCATTTCGATCTCTTCCGAGTAAAGCCTTAATTTATAACTTGCTGAAAACAAATAAGGTTACTCAAGTAACCTCACTTTAGTGTTTGACACCAGAGAAGCTGCTTTGTTAACGTGCCGTTGCATTTAGAAATATCTCTGGCCGCAGGCCCGATGGTTGGTCTGGCACGTTGAGTTCGGGGAGGCATTAAACCCCCCGCAAACTAAAAGCTCACTATCGTCAAGACAACCGGCAGAGGCGCTTGATCCCCAACCAGGGTGACTCCTCTGAGCAGTAAGAAAAAAGGGCAGCTCGAAGAAAATCCGGTCTTTGGAGTGGTAATGCGGAAGCGCTACTACATCATGTTTGTCGCGCGAGACGCCGACGGCGAACTCGTGAAAATGCCTATCCCTCTGCATTACCTATACATGTTTATCGCCGGCGCGCTTATCGGCATGCTCACTATCACCGGCATGGCCGGTTCTTACACCCGCATGCTGGTAAAGGTGGCGCGATTCAATCAGCTCAAGGTTGAGAAGGACGCCCTCAGCGCCAATTACAACAAGCTGGAGCAGGTGGCCAAGGAGAAGGACGTCCAGGTTGCGTCGCTCGGATCGCTCGCCAGCGAAGTTTCCGCCTTATATGGCCTGAAAACTGAGACCGACTTCAAGACAGCCGTTCCTGAAGAGATCAAAACGCAACAGGTCAATTATTCGATCGATCAATTATCGATTTTGAAGAACACCGCAATGTCCGGAGTTGCCGGTGCAGGAATCTCGGCCAGCTACGGACACATTGGCACGCTAAGCACGAGTGACTGGGAGCGCCTGGCAGCAGCTCCGTCGTTGTGGCCGGTTGAAGGCATTGTGACCGGATCGTTTGGCGAACGCATTGATCCGTTCAACGGTGAAGGCGCCTTCCATACCGGTGTAGATATTTCGACGCCGTTTGGAACGCCCATCATCGCACCAGCCGATGGCAGGGTCAGAGCCGCTACCTACATCACCGGCTATGGAAGAACGATCATCCTCGATCACGGCCACGGAATCACAACTCTCTTCGGACACATGTCTGGATACGCAGCCGCCGAAGGAGAAACAGTCCATCGCGGAGATGTGGTCGGCTATGTAGGATCCAGCGGACGCAGCACGGGCGCGCACCTTCACTATGAAGTCCGCATCCAGGACACCCCGGTGAATCCCCATAAGTATTTGCGCACAGTATGGGCGCGCAGCGGGACCGGCGTGATGACCGGAATGTAATTCAGAATTCGAGCCGTCAGCTTCACAGCGCTCAATCGCAACTCTTCTATTATTTTGAGAGATACCCCAGGATGGGGCGAACTGAAGGGTCCCCTCCGTCCTTTCACTCCATTCCCATCCCGAGAGGCTCCCCTTCCAGGTGCAGCCCATTCCGCTCCGATTTACTTCGTGGTATCACCCGCAAAAGACTCGCAGGAAACCTCTGGATGCCAATTCACGAACGCACCATTGGGATTCTCCTTCCACGTATCTTGACTTGAATTACCGCCCAGAGCACAAGCATCGTGTGGAACTAATCCGTTCTCTCTTAGGAATATCGAGAAATGCAAGGATAAAGATGACAAGCAGACTGAGGTTTGTGATCTTTCCTTGCCCTTGTAACCTGCTCTGTGTCTCCTATGATTTCTCAACATCAACTCACTATCTCCACCTCCGGCCAGGGACACATGCACGATCTGACCGAGGATGTCGCCGCAGCAGTCGCGCATTCGAACATCAAAACGGGTGTCGTCAATATCTTCAATGTTGGCAGTACCGCCGCCGTAGGGACGATTGAATTTGAGCCGGGACTGGAGAAGGACTTGCCGGCGATTCTGAACAAGCTGATTCCGCCGAGTCGCAATTACGGACATGAACAGGCATGGCACGACGGTAACGGCCACTCGCATTTGCAAGCCACTCTGCTGGGTCCGTCGTTGACACTACCCATAGCAGGCGGCAAGCTGATGCTCGGCACATGGCAACAGATCTTCCACCTTGAATGCGACGTGCGCGAAAGGAAGCGGACCCTTGTGGTTACCATTATGGGCGAATAATCGCGGAGAGCATCTATTCGGTTCCTGGAAAAACAAACGCAGAGTCACTACGAGAGGAAATGAAGGCCAGAAATGCACGCGATTTTTGGACCAATCCTGCTTTGGCGTCAATTCAGCCCGTGGAAAACGAAGACGCTGATTGTGCGGACCAGCTGGCTGCCTCTCAGACAGGCCGGACCTTCGTTTTTGCATGGTCTTGGAACGTGAGCCTACGGCCTGTACTTATCTCTTAGTTATTGGCGTTCACTTGCAGACGCCCCTATGCCTCGGGCAGATCCGGCGTGAGACTACAGTGGAGTGCTTTATGCGGCCAGCTTTTCTTTCCTGTTAAACATGATGGATTCCGCCTGGATCCAATCTTCTTCGGCTCTGCCGTCCTCACGACCCCGCTCCTCATACAGCCGATACGCCAGCTCCCGAATGTTCTGTTGCAAGTCAGGCGACGGTTGAGCCAATAGGGGAATCACTCCTTCAGCTTGCTTGGTTACCCGCAGCAATGACTGACTTTCCGGCACAGCCGCATCGATTCGTTTCTTCGCCATGTTACTTCTCTCCTGGATGAATATCTTTACAATCTACTTGCGAATTAGGATGCTCCCCTTCAAAAGCTTTCGATGACGCTTTCCACATGGCGTAACTTTTCGCAGGATCGTTCCCGGGCCGGTGACGCTTGGGTAACCGAGGATCCCAGGTTATTTCAGCGGTAGCTGCTTATACAGTCCGGCTTTACGCGAAGATTTAGGAAGAAGTCCAAGCCCCTTACACGCCCTTTAAATCTCTTCAGGGCGACAGTCTCCAACGCAATCCGCCCTGCTACTCTCGTGCGAGTTGCCGCAAAATGCGGCACTCTTGGTGCCCTTTTTCCTCTTAACGAGCAAAGCAGAATGGCGATCGGTCCTTCTCCGTGACGATCACGGGTGCCATTCTGGTTTCGGAATAAAATATGAACCAAGATTCAGTGCAGAGCAGGAGGAGAATATGAGTGTGAATTGGAGTACAGATGTTGATCAGGCATTAGCTGCCGCCCATGAGAAGAACCGGTCCATTCTGATCGACTTTAGTGCGGCGCCAGCGTGAGGCGCCTGTACTCGGCTGGATGCCGAGTCATATGATGAACAAAGGACCGCCGAGTTTATCCACCAGAACTTCATTCCTGTAAAGGCTCATATCAAGGAACATCCAGCATGGTTCCACCGTTTTGACGCGGTGTGGACCCCGAGTGTGCTGCTATTCGACCGCGAGGGCAAAGAACGAGTCCGTATAGAAGGCTATTTGCCGCATGACGACTTTCTTGCTGCTCTCGAGAGCGGTCTCGGCCGTATCGCGTTCGTGCACAAGCAATACGCCGATGCGGAACGCTGGTACAACGATGTGATCACGGGCTTGGGGGAAACCCATTCCGCTCCCGGGGCGATGTATTGGCGGGCAGTAGCGCATTACAAAGCGACCAATGACCACACCGTTCTCGGCAGAGTTGCAGAGGATCTTCGCGCGCAATACCCCTCAAGTGTGTGGGCGTCAAAGTCGATTCCGTGGCTGCCGACCGGAGCGCAAAAGGAAGTGGCGTGAAGAGTACCCGAGTCAAGCGGTAGAACCCTCGACTAAATATCAACGTGGAGCAACCCTGAAGTGAGAACCACAATCGCACGATACACACTCCTGAACTTTTTATGAGAATGGCAAATCCTGTTTTACTGACTGGTGTGCTGTTGGTTGCTGGCTGGTTCTGGGGGACGTGGAGTTTGGAAAGGCGAAAGAAGCGGAAGCTGTAGACTCAGTGAATTCCGCTCTGCTCTTGCTTCTTCTAAATCGCATGAATCCCGAAGGTGGCGCCCGGTGACTAACCGTGCATTATCGCTCGCCTTCTTCTGTCCAGTCGGCCGGTGGCAGAGAGACGCCCCAAATATTCTGGGGGTGATCGAGTGCGATGCCGACCTCCAGAGCGCTCTGGCGGCTGGCAAAGACAACTCGCGCCGCTGCAGCCTTGCCCGTGAGTTGGACGTGTACGTTAATTCCGGCTCCAAGCTCCAGTTGGCTGGAGGTCTTCACCAGAGCTCCATGCAGGTTCACAACGATGGTTTCTCCATCGCAGGAGAGTCCCGTGGATTGAACCTCAATGCGCACGCGAATTGGTACTCGTGTGCTCCTGCGGAGGTCTTTGTAGGGTCTGGCACCCGTGCCGCTCATGCAACCATGATAGGTGATGATTATCCTGTTTGCCCCAATTTGGGATCATTGACAACTTTCGAAACTCAAATAGAGGAGTCTCCGCTC
The sequence above is a segment of the Acidobacteriota bacterium genome. Coding sequences within it:
- a CDS encoding secondary thiamine-phosphate synthase enzyme → MISQHQLTISTSGQGHMHDLTEDVAAAVAHSNIKTGVVNIFNVGSTAAVGTIEFEPGLEKDLPAILNKLIPPSRNYGHEQAWHDGNGHSHLQATLLGPSLTLPIAGGKLMLGTWQQIFHLECDVRERKRTLVVTIMGE
- a CDS encoding M23 family peptidase, coding for MRKRYYIMFVARDADGELVKMPIPLHYLYMFIAGALIGMLTITGMAGSYTRMLVKVARFNQLKVEKDALSANYNKLEQVAKEKDVQVASLGSLASEVSALYGLKTETDFKTAVPEEIKTQQVNYSIDQLSILKNTAMSGVAGAGISASYGHIGTLSTSDWERLAAAPSLWPVEGIVTGSFGERIDPFNGEGAFHTGVDISTPFGTPIIAPADGRVRAATYITGYGRTIILDHGHGITTLFGHMSGYAAAEGETVHRGDVVGYVGSSGRSTGAHLHYEVRIQDTPVNPHKYLRTVWARSGTGVMTGM
- the thiL gene encoding thiamine-phosphate kinase; protein product: MLGIGDDCAVLSLPPGQETLVTTDFSIEGIHFRRDWQSPESIGHRCLARGLSDIAAMGGTPAAAFLSLALPARLSPAWPDRFLEGLLALARTHRVELAGGDTAESPGGVVADIIVVGRVRRGRALLRCGAKPRDLIYVTGDLGESAAVLHLLGSGRIKKRDVFSQPRVAVGEWLVRRGVGTSAIDISDGFSTDLSHLCEESGVGAAIESDKIPIHMEARKLSRNERGGEQASRLSLQLALHGGEDYELLFTASRSKHIPERIAGVKVTRVGEVLRERKMYLVQNGKCAILMPRGWEHFSAAKKSAH